A genomic window from Lusitaniella coriacea LEGE 07157 includes:
- a CDS encoding D-alanine--D-alanine ligase family protein, giving the protein MKKTRVGLLFGGRSGEHEVSISSARAIARALDSAENREKYDLLPFYIGKDGVWRGEEIARQVLESGTPLQSESLDRQSLWKFPPEAAEIEVWFPILHGPNGEDGTVQGLLALMQVPCVGSGVLGSAAGMDKLIMKDLFAQAGLPQVKYASVARSRVCPKLCDDLEEMLGYPCFVKPANLGSSVGIAKARSRAELEAALSSAATYDSRIIVEAGVQAREVECAVLGNDDPKASTLGEITFESDFYDYETKYTEGLAQLLIPAPVPDSVRDRIQEIAVQAFQAINGAGLARVDFFYVESTGEILLNEINTLPGFTATSMYPRLWDASGVSFPELVDRLIQLALARLTR; this is encoded by the coding sequence ATGAAAAAAACACGGGTTGGGTTGCTGTTTGGCGGACGTTCGGGAGAACACGAGGTTTCGATTAGTTCTGCCCGCGCGATCGCGCGGGCATTGGATTCGGCGGAAAATCGCGAGAAATACGACCTTTTGCCCTTTTATATCGGGAAAGATGGGGTTTGGCGTGGGGAGGAAATCGCGCGGCAGGTTTTGGAGTCGGGTACGCCTTTACAATCGGAAAGTTTGGATCGCCAATCTCTGTGGAAATTTCCCCCAGAAGCGGCAGAAATAGAGGTGTGGTTTCCCATTTTGCACGGCCCCAATGGCGAGGATGGAACGGTACAGGGGTTGTTGGCGTTGATGCAAGTTCCCTGCGTCGGGAGTGGGGTTTTGGGTTCAGCGGCGGGGATGGATAAGTTGATTATGAAAGATCTGTTTGCCCAGGCGGGATTGCCCCAGGTGAAGTATGCTAGTGTCGCGCGATCGCGCGTTTGCCCCAAACTCTGCGACGATTTAGAGGAGATGCTGGGGTATCCTTGCTTTGTGAAGCCAGCGAATCTGGGGTCTTCGGTGGGAATTGCGAAAGCGCGATCGCGCGCCGAATTAGAAGCGGCACTATCGAGTGCCGCTACCTACGATTCGCGGATTATTGTCGAAGCGGGGGTTCAAGCGCGGGAAGTGGAATGTGCGGTGTTGGGGAACGACGATCCCAAAGCCTCAACCTTGGGGGAAATCACCTTCGAGAGCGACTTTTACGACTACGAAACCAAATATACCGAAGGGTTGGCGCAATTGCTGATTCCCGCACCCGTTCCGGATTCAGTGCGCGATCGCATTCAAGAGATTGCAGTGCAGGCGTTTCAGGCGATTAATGGGGCGGGACTGGCGCGAGTAGACTTTTTCTATGTGGAGTCAACGGGAGAGATTCTGCTCAACGAAATTAACACGCTTCCGGGTTTTACTGCCACGAGTATGTATCCTCGTTTGTGGGATGCTAGTGGAGTCTCTTTCCCGGAGTTGGTCGATCGTTTGATTCAGTTGGCTCTGGCAAGATTGACGAGGTGA
- a CDS encoding P-II family nitrogen regulator has translation MKKIAAIIRVSKLEEVKVALVNAGIVGMTISEVRGFGRQKGQTQRYRGAEYKVEFLPKLRLEVVVEENLVNMVVEKLMSTAKTGKVGDGKLFVSPVERVIRIRTGEENIDAI, from the coding sequence ATGAAAAAGATCGCAGCCATTATTCGGGTTTCTAAATTAGAAGAAGTCAAAGTGGCTTTAGTGAATGCCGGAATTGTTGGCATGACGATTTCTGAGGTTCGAGGATTCGGACGACAGAAAGGTCAAACGCAACGCTATCGGGGGGCAGAATATAAAGTAGAGTTTCTTCCCAAACTGAGACTCGAAGTGGTGGTTGAAGAAAATCTCGTGAATATGGTGGTTGAAAAACTAATGTCTACTGCTAAAACCGGCAAAGTCGGCGATGGTAAACTTTTTGTCAGTCCCGTCGAGCGCGTTATTCGCATTCGCACCGGAGAGGAAAATATTGATGCTATTTAA
- a CDS encoding adenylate/guanylate cyclase domain-containing protein, whose translation MTRDAIEQHKGNILVVDDIPANLHLLVTMLRQQGYEVRAAVNGHLAISGAKTILPDLILLDIMMPEMDGYEVCQQLKANEKTQEIPVIFLSALDDTVDKVKAFEVGGVDYISKPFQKEEVFARIENQLHLRSLQKRVTEKNQQLQKFNANLKQLHRLNTTSYQNLEELCNDYLQTGCQMLEVPTGIVSRIENQCYTLQAFQSEIPELPTPQKFDLEDTHCALVLQSKKTIAYAGADNELKPQTIYIGTPIWVNESIYGILSFFRTDPCASPPGERCRDRAFASQEIDIIELMAQSLGKWIATHQAEIERQRAEEETQLLLTVTQAISQAPDFISALEDALAHVCEASGWSYGEAWIPSADRSMLECSPAWYWNCSDLDDARAAALKEFRDRSLQLTFTPNEGLLGRVWMNGEPAYLANITTESYSEFNRNDLAQASGMKSALAIPIVAPPVASARKRVPGKVLAILMFLLLESSQTRPHPQEERLAELASAVATQLGTIMQQKQVEAEQRAIFSAMTDLVIVKDRSGRCLKVAPTKTPQNWAISALEITGKTLHELFPADIADRLVASIEQTLETRETTNLEYNVRMSDREMWLEATISPLSENTVIWVGRDISDRKRSELALRIANQKSESLLLNILPRKIAEQLKQTRGAIAEQFDDVTILFADIVDFTPLSAQMSPIELVNLLNQIFSTFDKLAEHYGLEKIKTIGDAYMVVGGLPDPMPNHASAIADMALAMRLAIIKFQPERIKELRNGQPLQIRIGINTGSVVAGVIGMRKFIYDLWGDTVNVASRMESQGEAGRIQITQETYERLNDSYSFEKRGLISVKGRGEMTTYWLAGKKD comes from the coding sequence ATGACAAGGGACGCAATCGAGCAACACAAAGGGAATATCTTAGTCGTCGATGACATCCCCGCTAACCTGCACTTGCTCGTTACGATGCTGAGGCAACAAGGCTATGAAGTTCGTGCTGCTGTTAACGGTCATCTTGCTATTTCTGGGGCAAAAACGATCCTCCCGGATTTGATTTTGCTGGACATCATGATGCCAGAAATGGACGGTTATGAAGTCTGTCAGCAACTCAAAGCCAACGAAAAAACGCAAGAAATTCCGGTGATTTTTTTGAGCGCCCTAGACGATACCGTGGATAAGGTGAAAGCCTTTGAGGTTGGGGGCGTTGATTATATTTCCAAACCCTTTCAAAAAGAAGAAGTCTTCGCTCGCATTGAAAATCAATTGCATCTTCGTTCCCTACAAAAGCGAGTCACCGAAAAAAACCAACAACTTCAAAAATTCAACGCCAACCTCAAACAACTCCATCGCCTGAACACCACCAGCTATCAAAACTTGGAAGAACTCTGCAACGATTACCTGCAAACCGGATGCCAAATGTTGGAGGTTCCCACTGGGATTGTCAGCCGGATTGAAAACCAGTGCTATACCCTACAAGCATTTCAGTCAGAAATTCCCGAATTGCCAACCCCACAAAAATTCGACTTAGAAGATACCCATTGCGCCCTCGTTCTCCAAAGTAAAAAAACCATTGCCTACGCAGGTGCAGACAACGAATTAAAACCTCAGACAATCTATATTGGCACGCCCATTTGGGTCAATGAATCCATCTACGGAATCCTCAGCTTTTTCAGAACCGATCCCTGTGCGTCGCCTCCAGGAGAACGCTGCCGCGATCGCGCCTTCGCCTCCCAAGAAATTGATATCATCGAATTAATGGCTCAAAGTTTGGGTAAATGGATCGCCACCCATCAAGCCGAGATCGAGCGCCAGCGAGCCGAAGAAGAAACGCAACTCCTGCTCACCGTCACCCAAGCCATCAGCCAAGCCCCCGACTTCATTAGCGCTCTCGAAGATGCCCTCGCCCACGTTTGCGAAGCTAGCGGTTGGAGCTACGGAGAAGCCTGGATTCCCAGTGCCGACCGCAGTATGTTAGAGTGCAGTCCGGCATGGTACTGGAACTGCTCCGACCTAGACGACGCGAGAGCCGCCGCGCTCAAGGAATTCCGCGATCGCAGCCTTCAACTCACCTTTACCCCCAACGAGGGCTTGCTAGGGCGCGTGTGGATGAATGGCGAACCGGCATACCTTGCCAACATCACCACAGAATCCTATAGCGAATTCAACCGGAACGATCTCGCTCAAGCCTCTGGCATGAAATCCGCATTGGCAATCCCCATCGTCGCTCCCCCAGTCGCAAGCGCCCGCAAGCGAGTACCGGGGAAAGTTTTGGCGATTTTAATGTTTCTCCTCCTCGAATCCTCTCAGACAAGACCCCACCCCCAAGAAGAACGACTGGCAGAGTTAGCTTCAGCCGTGGCAACTCAGCTCGGAACGATCATGCAGCAAAAGCAAGTCGAAGCCGAGCAACGGGCGATTTTTTCTGCAATGACAGATTTAGTCATTGTCAAGGATCGTTCGGGGCGCTGTCTCAAAGTCGCTCCCACAAAAACCCCCCAAAACTGGGCAATTTCTGCCCTGGAAATTACGGGAAAAACCCTTCACGAACTGTTCCCCGCGGACATTGCAGACCGCCTGGTTGCCTCTATCGAACAAACCTTAGAAACGAGAGAGACCACCAATCTCGAATACAACGTGCGCATGAGCGATAGAGAAATGTGGTTAGAGGCAACCATTTCCCCCTTAAGCGAAAATACCGTCATTTGGGTTGGTCGGGATATTAGCGACCGCAAACGCTCCGAACTCGCTTTGCGAATTGCCAATCAAAAATCTGAAAGTTTGTTGCTCAACATTCTCCCCCGCAAAATTGCCGAGCAACTCAAGCAAACGAGAGGGGCGATTGCCGAACAGTTTGATGATGTCACCATCCTCTTTGCAGACATCGTTGATTTTACGCCACTCTCTGCGCAAATGTCCCCTATCGAACTGGTTAATTTACTCAATCAAATTTTTTCTACGTTTGATAAACTGGCGGAACACTACGGATTAGAAAAAATCAAAACCATTGGCGATGCCTATATGGTTGTTGGGGGTTTGCCAGACCCTATGCCCAACCATGCGAGCGCAATTGCAGATATGGCATTGGCAATGCGATTGGCAATTATCAAGTTTCAACCCGAACGAATTAAAGAGTTACGCAATGGTCAACCTTTACAAATTCGTATTGGTATTAATACGGGGTCTGTCGTTGCGGGTGTAATTGGTATGAGAAAATTTATTTACGATCTTTGGGGAGATACCGTCAATGTTGCTTCTCGTATGGAGTCTCAAGGAGAAGCGGGAAGAATTCAAATCACCCAAGAAACTTACGAACGGCTTAATGATAGCTATTCTTTTGAAAAACGGGGTTTGATTTCGGTGAAGGGACGGGGGGAAATGACAACATATTGGTTGGCGGGGAAAAAAGATTGA
- a CDS encoding mechanosensitive ion channel domain-containing protein: protein MNSFWNVIPKLRFQRRVKTILSAIALCCIVLWGVPAFALSMNNPRLQTAPIVVDGRGVFRVGSLEEFPARDRAEIINEILDEQVKNGKPLSVEVAEKEGQTTLQVGNTHLLTVTLQDVKKRPGVWSQAQQKNRLNAQAKNWQNILNSALQQAYQERTPSYIKQSLLWSLGIILGAIALYWSLTALRRWLLPPRAQSTQQQKLRLTLTCLQLGIGLAAIYAIAGLFPLTRRWRYELWHSLTAPIVPLGEVNWSVFDLFLLLGLTVGLWFAVKWFSDFLTNRILSFAGVDRGIQNTVGLLTQYGLVFLGLLVIFQSLGIDLASLTLIASAFGLGIGFGLQNVASNFISGLIITFDRPIKVGDFVRVGDLVGTVERIGSRSTEIITLDQVSILVPNSRFVDGEVINWSYGNPVSRLRVSVGIAYGSPIPVARKALLEAAKNHPEVLRYPAPQVWLQEFGDSSLNFDLFVWIREPPKQFKIKSELNYRIEASLQQYGIEIPFPQRDLHLRSPQMDEMVATWMRQNASQMEREAYFQRWQVEEEASRKDMRDRAESQNEPSDPNAFKLGEEVDIDALVEQMRGENGIEIKDRRYGLSVYPQTFLGSEAVEWLMRTQNSGIKAAIQLGQLLVERGIIHHVLDEHDFKNERLFYRFYQDEEMP, encoded by the coding sequence TTGAATTCTTTTTGGAATGTCATACCGAAATTGCGCTTTCAGCGTCGGGTTAAGACCATTCTGAGCGCGATCGCGCTATGTTGCATTGTTTTGTGGGGAGTTCCTGCATTCGCCCTTTCAATGAATAATCCACGCCTGCAAACTGCGCCAATTGTGGTGGATGGACGGGGGGTGTTTCGGGTGGGGAGTCTTGAAGAGTTCCCGGCGCGCGATCGCGCAGAAATTATTAACGAAATCTTAGATGAACAAGTTAAAAATGGGAAACCCCTGTCCGTGGAAGTTGCGGAAAAAGAAGGACAAACAACCCTTCAGGTGGGCAACACGCACCTCCTAACCGTCACCCTACAGGATGTAAAAAAACGTCCCGGCGTTTGGTCGCAAGCACAACAAAAAAACAGGTTGAACGCGCAAGCTAAGAACTGGCAAAATATCCTCAACAGCGCCCTTCAGCAAGCCTACCAGGAACGAACGCCGAGTTATATTAAACAATCTCTCCTGTGGAGTCTGGGGATAATTCTGGGCGCGATCGCGCTCTATTGGAGTTTAACCGCCCTGCGACGCTGGCTGCTTCCCCCTCGCGCTCAATCCACACAACAACAAAAACTCCGCCTAACCCTAACCTGTTTGCAATTGGGGATCGGGCTAGCAGCAATTTATGCTATCGCAGGCTTATTCCCCCTAACGCGGCGTTGGCGTTACGAACTCTGGCACAGTCTCACCGCACCCATCGTTCCCCTCGGCGAAGTGAATTGGTCGGTTTTCGATCTCTTTTTATTACTCGGTTTAACCGTCGGATTGTGGTTTGCCGTTAAATGGTTTTCCGACTTCCTCACCAACCGCATCCTCAGCTTTGCAGGAGTCGATCGCGGAATTCAAAACACCGTCGGACTCCTCACCCAATACGGCTTAGTCTTCCTGGGACTCCTCGTTATCTTCCAAAGTTTGGGAATCGATCTCGCCTCCCTCACCCTCATTGCCAGCGCCTTTGGGTTGGGGATTGGCTTTGGCTTGCAAAACGTCGCCAGTAACTTCATTAGCGGTTTAATTATCACCTTCGATCGCCCAATTAAAGTGGGGGATTTCGTTCGCGTCGGGGATTTAGTGGGAACCGTCGAACGGATTGGTTCTCGCAGTACCGAAATTATCACCCTCGATCAAGTTTCGATTCTCGTTCCCAACTCCCGCTTTGTGGATGGGGAAGTGATTAACTGGAGTTACGGCAATCCCGTATCCCGCCTGCGCGTTTCCGTGGGAATTGCCTACGGTTCCCCCATTCCCGTTGCGCGGAAAGCCCTCCTAGAAGCCGCGAAAAACCATCCGGAAGTGTTGCGCTATCCCGCACCCCAAGTTTGGTTGCAGGAATTTGGCGACAGTTCCCTGAACTTCGATCTGTTCGTGTGGATTCGCGAACCCCCCAAGCAATTTAAAATCAAAAGCGAACTGAACTATCGCATTGAAGCGAGTTTGCAGCAATACGGCATTGAGATTCCCTTTCCCCAACGGGATTTACACTTACGATCGCCGCAAATGGATGAGATGGTTGCAACCTGGATGCGGCAAAATGCGTCCCAGATGGAACGAGAGGCTTATTTCCAACGCTGGCAGGTTGAAGAAGAAGCATCGCGCAAGGATATGCGCGATCGCGCCGAGTCCCAAAACGAACCCTCAGACCCCAACGCCTTCAAACTAGGGGAGGAAGTCGATATCGATGCGTTAGTTGAGCAAATGCGCGGCGAAAATGGCATCGAGATTAAAGATCGTCGTTACGGGTTGAGCGTTTATCCCCAAACCTTTCTCGGTTCGGAAGCCGTCGAATGGCTGATGCGCACGCAAAATTCCGGTATTAAAGCGGCAATTCAACTGGGACAATTACTCGTGGAGCGCGGAATTATTCATCACGTTCTCGACGAACACGATTTTAAAAACGAACGCCTGTTTTATCGCTTTTATCAGGATGAGGAAATGCCCTGA
- a CDS encoding cation:proton antiporter domain-containing protein, producing MQFLEFLPDTPLVSFTILILVALLVPPIFEKLHLPGLVGLLVAGILLGSNGLNLLDPQDDTIKLLSDAGKIYLMFVAGLEIDLDDFRNKKNRSLGFGVATFLLPLVAGIAVGRIFGFSWNASILIGSLLSSHTLLGYPIVNRLGVVRNEAVTVTIGATIFTDIAALLVLAICISVHQGEFTPASLAMQLGSLALYSFAVLYGIDRVGKAYFHRTGDEESNQFLFVLAAVFLAAVGAQLINVDKIVGAFLAGLAVNDVIGHSPVEEKVEFVGSTLFIPFFFVTMGLLLDIPTFVETITSPYGLGLTLAIISSLIASKFLAALGVKLLYRYDWNEMLTMWSLSLPQVAATLAAALAGFQALNSAGDTLLSEAVFNTVIVMMLVTAILGPVLTARFARKLPLPQQGRGRAIDASSDWDATQEGVTPHPFTVVVPVYNPLTTKYLIEMGVLLARQESGTLVPLSIAKAHVHMDDPQLKISLIQSQKLLKRAGETSHEFDMEAQPILRIDDDIANAIGRVAREQNASLVVMGWSQTTGLRARLFGSVIDRVFWASHCPVAVMRLLEEPINIHRLLVPVKAITPRSLKAIRFAQRFADTNQASLTLLHVCVPNTPQEQIAAFEQKLEKVLANAKLKVSSEIKTVAHEDAAHVILKVSRSFELVILRSTRRRTAGGLAVSDVTTQVVKKLTCSLVLFGEPHS from the coding sequence ATGCAGTTTTTAGAATTCCTCCCCGACACCCCCCTGGTTTCTTTCACCATCTTGATTCTGGTTGCGCTACTCGTTCCTCCCATTTTCGAGAAATTGCATCTCCCCGGATTGGTTGGATTGCTCGTTGCGGGAATTCTTCTGGGTTCCAATGGCTTGAACTTGCTCGATCCCCAAGACGATACGATCAAACTCCTCTCGGATGCGGGGAAAATTTATTTGATGTTCGTAGCGGGTCTAGAAATTGACCTCGACGATTTTCGTAACAAGAAAAATCGTTCCCTGGGTTTTGGGGTTGCAACCTTCCTCTTACCCCTTGTGGCGGGAATCGCAGTCGGTCGTATTTTTGGCTTTAGTTGGAATGCCTCGATTCTCATTGGTTCTTTGTTGTCATCCCATACGCTTTTGGGCTATCCGATTGTTAATCGTTTGGGAGTGGTTCGCAACGAAGCCGTAACAGTAACGATTGGCGCAACGATTTTCACCGATATTGCTGCTTTATTAGTACTCGCAATCTGTATTTCCGTTCACCAAGGGGAATTCACCCCCGCAAGTCTGGCGATGCAACTGGGTTCGCTTGCTCTTTATTCCTTTGCGGTTCTCTACGGGATCGATCGCGTGGGAAAAGCCTATTTTCACCGTACCGGGGATGAGGAAAGCAATCAATTCCTCTTTGTCCTCGCAGCAGTATTCCTCGCTGCGGTTGGCGCTCAACTGATTAATGTGGATAAAATTGTCGGAGCATTTCTCGCCGGATTAGCGGTTAATGATGTCATTGGTCACAGTCCGGTGGAGGAAAAGGTTGAATTTGTGGGCAGTACGCTCTTTATTCCCTTTTTCTTCGTAACAATGGGCTTATTGCTGGATATTCCTACCTTCGTAGAAACGATTACTTCCCCCTACGGGTTGGGATTAACCCTGGCGATTATCAGTAGTTTAATCGCGAGTAAGTTCCTCGCCGCACTGGGAGTAAAGCTGCTCTATCGCTACGATTGGAACGAGATGCTGACCATGTGGTCGCTGTCTTTGCCCCAAGTTGCTGCGACCTTAGCCGCCGCTTTAGCGGGATTTCAAGCCTTGAATTCGGCTGGAGACACGCTGTTGTCTGAGGCGGTATTCAATACGGTGATTGTCATGATGTTGGTGACGGCAATTTTGGGACCAGTGCTAACGGCACGTTTTGCACGCAAGCTGCCTTTACCACAACAAGGGCGCGGTCGCGCGATCGATGCGTCTTCCGATTGGGATGCAACCCAGGAGGGAGTTACACCGCATCCCTTTACCGTCGTCGTCCCGGTTTACAATCCCCTCACGACCAAATACTTAATCGAAATGGGCGTTCTGCTGGCACGCCAAGAGTCGGGAACGCTAGTTCCCCTGTCCATTGCCAAAGCACACGTTCACATGGACGATCCGCAATTGAAAATTTCCCTGATTCAAAGTCAAAAACTCCTCAAACGTGCGGGGGAAACCAGTCACGAGTTTGACATGGAAGCGCAACCCATTCTGCGAATTGACGATGATATTGCCAACGCAATTGGTCGCGTAGCGCGGGAGCAAAATGCAAGCTTGGTGGTGATGGGATGGAGTCAAACCACGGGATTGCGGGCGCGTTTATTTGGCAGTGTCATCGATCGCGTGTTTTGGGCTTCTCACTGTCCTGTCGCGGTGATGCGCCTTTTGGAAGAACCGATTAATATCCATCGCCTGTTGGTTCCCGTTAAAGCAATTACCCCGCGATCGCTCAAAGCGATTCGTTTCGCACAACGCTTTGCCGATACAAACCAAGCCTCCCTCACGCTACTTCATGTTTGCGTCCCCAACACCCCTCAAGAACAAATCGCTGCTTTCGAGCAAAAATTAGAAAAGGTGCTGGCAAACGCGAAACTCAAGGTGTCCTCAGAAATAAAAACCGTCGCCCATGAGGATGCAGCTCATGTCATTCTTAAAGTCTCGCGATCGTTCGAGTTGGTGATTCTGCGATCGACGCGCCGCCGCACGGCTGGGGGACTTGCCGTTAGCGATGTCACAACTCAGGTGGTGAAAAAACTCACCTGTTCTTTGGTTCTTTTCGGCGAACCGCATAGCTGA